Proteins co-encoded in one Streptococcus parauberis NCFD 2020 genomic window:
- a CDS encoding NADP-dependent oxidoreductase, with protein MKAAQLISYTKQASYLQINTVEKPTIRDYEVLVKVAYAGINPVDNMIAEGKVKIILPYKLPIIAGQELSGVVEAVGEKVKQFAVGDKVYTKTPLDQAGAFAEFIALPEIDLALIPENLTLEEAATIPLTGLTAMQAFEKLRVEKDKTIFISGASGSFGALAIPLAKAKGLTVIASGNGKSEERLKSLGLDCFIDYKKEDYSKVVSNVDYVIDTLGGKEIEKQFSILKRGGKLVSLKGLPNREFAKSMLHSPIKRFLFTLTGLHLNRQAAKNNQSYDFIFVGANGKQLKEITDIYQEKPFPISLDQVYDFEDINLALEKVKKGYSVGKTLVKISS; from the coding sequence ATGAAAGCAGCACAATTAATATCCTATACAAAGCAAGCTTCCTATTTACAAATTAATACTGTTGAGAAACCGACAATTCGTGATTATGAGGTCTTAGTAAAAGTCGCCTATGCAGGAATAAATCCTGTTGATAATATGATTGCAGAAGGAAAAGTGAAAATTATTTTGCCCTACAAACTTCCAATTATTGCTGGTCAGGAATTATCTGGTGTAGTTGAAGCAGTTGGCGAAAAAGTCAAACAATTTGCAGTTGGTGATAAGGTTTATACTAAAACACCTCTTGATCAAGCAGGTGCTTTCGCTGAATTTATTGCTTTGCCAGAGATTGATTTAGCACTTATTCCTGAGAATTTAACCTTGGAAGAAGCTGCAACTATACCTTTAACTGGCCTTACAGCTATGCAAGCCTTCGAAAAATTACGGGTTGAAAAAGATAAAACAATTTTTATTTCAGGCGCAAGTGGCAGTTTTGGTGCGCTAGCCATTCCCCTAGCTAAAGCAAAGGGTTTAACAGTTATTGCCAGTGGTAATGGTAAAAGTGAAGAACGCTTGAAATCACTTGGCTTGGACTGCTTTATTGACTATAAAAAAGAAGACTATAGTAAAGTGGTCTCCAATGTCGATTATGTTATTGATACCTTAGGTGGAAAAGAGATTGAAAAACAATTTTCGATTTTAAAACGAGGCGGAAAGTTGGTCAGTCTAAAAGGGCTACCTAATCGAGAATTTGCCAAAAGTATGTTGCATTCACCAATTAAACGATTTTTGTTTACATTAACCGGTCTACACTTAAATCGCCAAGCTGCAAAAAATAATCAATCCTATGATTTTATCTTTGTTGGCGCAAATGGAAAGCAATTAAAGGAAATTACTGATATCTATCAAGAAAAGCCCTTCCCAATTTCTCTAGATCAAGTTTATGATTTTGAAGATATTAATTTAGCGCTTGAGAAAGTAAAAAAAGGCTATTCTGTCGGAAAAACACTAGTCAAAATATCCTCTTAA
- a CDS encoding cupin domain-containing protein — protein MTFDYKDHGKEKFIVNIEDYTKENENYRTTIWTGEKLQVTLMAIEPGDDIGLEVHMGIDQFLRIEEGKGLCQMGDDEDNLTFEQEVSDDDVILVPADTWHNVTNIGDKPLKIYSIYAGPDHVPGTVHKTHEEAKNDPNED, from the coding sequence ATGACATTCGATTATAAAGATCATGGCAAAGAAAAATTTATCGTTAACATTGAGGATTATACCAAAGAAAACGAGAATTACCGTACAACAATTTGGACTGGTGAAAAACTTCAGGTTACATTAATGGCTATTGAACCCGGTGACGATATTGGTTTAGAAGTACACATGGGTATCGATCAATTCCTCCGTATCGAAGAAGGTAAAGGTTTATGCCAAATGGGAGATGACGAAGATAATCTTACATTTGAACAAGAAGTTTCAGATGATGATGTAATTTTAGTACCTGCTGATACTTGGCATAATGTAACCAATATTGGTGACAAACCTCTGAAAATTTACTCAATTTATGCAGGTCCTGATCATGTCCCTGGTACAGTACATAAAACGCATGAGGAAGCTAAAAATGATCCTAATGAAGACTAA
- a CDS encoding NADPH-dependent FMN reductase, whose amino-acid sequence MKIVAVVGTNSDRSTNRKLLYFMKEHFKDKADISILEIKDLPAFNEPEDKLAPTAVAQYSEKISQADAVIIATPEYNHTIPAPLSSALEWIAYTSRALINKPTMIVGASLGSLGSSRAQAHLRQILNAPELKARLMPGTEFLLGHSEQAFDAENKLLYPEKVTELEDVFAEFLEFSQLVIQLVNQSDTERKRQFAWEKVE is encoded by the coding sequence ATGAAAATAGTTGCAGTTGTCGGAACTAATTCTGACCGTTCTACCAATCGGAAATTGCTTTATTTTATGAAGGAGCATTTCAAGGATAAAGCAGATATTAGTATTTTGGAAATCAAAGATTTACCAGCTTTTAATGAGCCAGAGGATAAATTGGCACCAACAGCTGTAGCTCAGTACTCTGAAAAAATTAGTCAAGCAGATGCTGTTATTATTGCAACTCCCGAGTATAATCATACTATTCCAGCACCTTTATCTAGTGCCTTAGAATGGATTGCTTATACTAGTCGTGCTTTAATTAATAAACCGACGATGATTGTGGGAGCGTCTTTAGGTTCTTTAGGGTCATCACGCGCGCAAGCTCACTTGCGACAAATCTTAAATGCTCCAGAATTGAAAGCTCGTTTAATGCCAGGGACAGAATTCTTGCTTGGCCATTCTGAACAAGCTTTTGATGCGGAAAACAAGTTGTTGTATCCTGAAAAAGTTACTGAACTTGAAGATGTCTTTGCAGAATTTCTTGAGTTCTCTCAACTGGTCATTCAATTAGTCAATCAATCAGATACTGAACGAAAAAGACAGTTTGCTTGGGAAAAAGTAGAATAG